TGTTTCTGTCGACGTTAAgtcaaagagtgtgtgtgtgtgtgtgtgtgtgtgttcttggtcTGTTCGGTCCCCCTGTTGAACCCCCTTATATAAAAGGCAGAACTTGCAGCAGTCGTCACTGGTACCACAGCAAGATGTTGAACAGCAGTGAAGttctgcagcctcctccctgCGGAGCCTCTGGCCGCCTCCTGCAGCCGGTTTGGGATTATTTGCTTTTTCACCAGCTGCCTCTCATCTCGTCTCCTTTGTTCCCTGTCCTACTTGCCTTTTCCAGCTATGTTTTCTTTAGCATACCTTTTGCTGCATTGGACCTCTTGGGAGAAAGAGTTCCTTTGTTCTATCGGTACAAGATCCAACCAGACAGGCGACCAACTGTGGGAATGATGTCTAGGAGCTTCATGACAGCCGCGTATAATAacattgtctttgtcctgcCAACTGTACTGCTCACCATGTTCATACTACCTACACCAAAACTGCCAGATACTGCTCCGACACTGTATAAGGTGATCATCGATGGGCTGGCTGTACTTCTTCTCTTTGACACTCAGTACTACATCTGGCATTTCATTCATCACAAGCAACCACAGCTCTATTGGTTCATGCACGCGACCCACCATGAATACGTGGCTCCTTTTTCTTGGTGCACTCAGCTGCTCAGCATCCCAGAGCTGATGTCCGTTGGATTGTGGAGCAACCAGGACCCAATTCTTTTAAGGTGCCACCCATTGACCACATGGTGTGTGACGGTTTTCAGCATCTGGATGTCAGTGGAGGACCACATAGGTTACGACCTGCCGTGGACCCTCAACCACCTGGTGCCTTTCGGTCTGCTGGGCGGTGCACCGGCTCACGACATGCACCACCAGAGGCCGAGCAGCAACTACGCCCCCTTCTTCTGCCACTGGGACCGAATCTTTGGCACTGCCTTTACTCAGAGGAAAGAGACTTCGAGGACAATTCTGTGAATAAATACTTATGATATAGTTCCTTTTGTGTGGGTTTCTTGTATTGTGAAGTCTTGTACTATTGTTTCTATTGGTGTTTAGAAGAACTAAAgagtatgtttgttttattttaggttGACAGATTAACTTTAACGTAGTTGAGCTTGCGGTGT
The DNA window shown above is from Gasterosteus aculeatus chromosome X, fGasAcu3.hap1.1, whole genome shotgun sequence and carries:
- the ch25hl1.1 gene encoding cholesterol 25-hydroxylase-like protein 1, member 1, whose product is MLNSSEVLQPPPCGASGRLLQPVWDYLLFHQLPLISSPLFPVLLAFSSYVFFSIPFAALDLLGERVPLFYRYKIQPDRRPTVGMMSRSFMTAAYNNIVFVLPTVLLTMFILPTPKLPDTAPTLYKVIIDGLAVLLLFDTQYYIWHFIHHKQPQLYWFMHATHHEYVAPFSWCTQLLSIPELMSVGLWSNQDPILLRCHPLTTWCVTVFSIWMSVEDHIGYDLPWTLNHLVPFGLLGGAPAHDMHHQRPSSNYAPFFCHWDRIFGTAFTQRKETSRTIL